The following proteins are co-located in the Pedobacter sp. FW305-3-2-15-E-R2A2 genome:
- a CDS encoding phosphoribosylaminoimidazolesuccinocarboxamide synthase — translation MTAIKETNFSFPKQTNFYKGKVRDVYTINNQFMAMVVTDRISAFDVVLPEAIPFKGQVLNQIAAKFLNATKDIVPNWVIAVPDEMVTIGRICEPFKVEMVVRGYLAGHAWREYSAGRRSVCGVALPEGLKENDKLPQPIITPTTKAAVGHDEDISREDILAQGIVSIEDYTQLEAYTYALYERGVQMAAERGLILVDTKYEFGKVGAEIFLIDEIHTPDSSRYFYAEGYADRQAADEPQKQLSKEFVRKWLIENGFQGKDGQSIPVMTPEIVNSISERYIELYEQITGDTFVKNESADVVKRIEENVVNSLNGLLAN, via the coding sequence ATGACAGCAATTAAAGAAACAAATTTTAGCTTTCCAAAGCAAACCAATTTTTACAAGGGAAAAGTGCGTGACGTATACACGATCAACAATCAGTTTATGGCGATGGTCGTAACCGACAGGATCTCTGCATTTGATGTGGTATTGCCGGAAGCAATTCCTTTCAAAGGACAGGTGCTGAACCAGATTGCAGCGAAATTCCTGAATGCCACGAAAGACATCGTTCCCAACTGGGTGATCGCTGTTCCGGATGAAATGGTGACGATTGGAAGGATCTGTGAGCCTTTTAAGGTGGAAATGGTCGTGAGAGGTTACCTGGCAGGACATGCATGGAGAGAATACAGTGCAGGTAGACGCAGTGTGTGCGGAGTAGCTTTGCCGGAAGGACTGAAAGAAAATGATAAACTGCCTCAGCCCATCATCACCCCAACTACAAAAGCAGCGGTAGGACATGATGAAGACATTTCCAGGGAAGATATTTTAGCCCAGGGAATCGTTTCCATTGAAGATTATACGCAGCTGGAAGCCTATACTTATGCGCTTTATGAGCGTGGTGTACAAATGGCGGCAGAACGTGGACTGATCCTGGTTGATACTAAATATGAATTCGGAAAAGTAGGTGCAGAGATCTTCCTGATTGATGAAATCCATACCCCGGACTCTTCCCGTTATTTTTATGCGGAAGGATATGCAGACAGACAGGCAGCAGATGAGCCGCAGAAACAATTGTCAAAAGAGTTTGTCCGTAAATGGTTAATCGAAAACGGTTTCCAGGGTAAAGACGGACAAAGCATTCCGGTGATGACTCCGGAGATTGTAAACTCCATCTCTGAGCGTTATATCGAGCTTTATGAGCAGATCACTGGTGATACTTTCGTTAAAAATGAAAGCGCAGATGTGGTTAAGCGAATTGAAGAAAATGTAGTCAATTCTTTAAACGGGCTTTTAGCAAACTAA
- a CDS encoding PhoH family protein, producing the protein MNELKLTLESVDPLQFWGANNEHYEIIKNAFPKLKVVARGNELKVLGDEKELKVFEQKYTLLLNQLEQYSTLTASDVESILLSKKASPASENGTAEKAAPAGGSGGGEVIVFGTNGLMVKARTANQRRMVDSIVKNDVLFAIGPAGTGKTYTAVALAVRALKNKEIKRIILTRPAVEAGESLGFLPGDLKEKVDPYLRPLYDALDDMIPAEKLKLYLENRTIEIAPLAFMRGRTLDNCFVILDEAQNSTDLQLKMFLTRMGPSAKFIVTGDITQIDLPKKQMSGLHNALRILDDIPGIEIIYLTGEDVVRHKLVKRILKAYGDIQ; encoded by the coding sequence TTGAACGAACTTAAATTAACATTAGAATCGGTAGATCCGCTACAGTTTTGGGGCGCAAACAATGAGCACTACGAGATCATTAAGAATGCTTTTCCGAAACTTAAAGTTGTGGCCAGGGGCAATGAACTGAAAGTATTGGGTGATGAGAAAGAGCTTAAAGTTTTTGAGCAGAAATATACGCTGTTGCTAAATCAGCTGGAGCAGTATAGCACATTAACGGCCAGTGATGTCGAATCTATCCTTCTTTCTAAGAAAGCAAGTCCTGCTTCGGAAAATGGAACAGCTGAAAAGGCCGCTCCTGCCGGAGGTAGTGGTGGAGGTGAAGTGATCGTATTTGGTACCAACGGTTTAATGGTGAAAGCCAGAACAGCCAACCAGAGACGTATGGTAGACAGCATCGTTAAAAACGATGTGCTTTTTGCGATCGGCCCTGCCGGAACAGGAAAAACCTATACTGCGGTGGCACTTGCCGTCAGAGCACTGAAAAATAAAGAAATTAAAAGGATCATTTTAACCAGACCTGCGGTAGAAGCAGGGGAGAGCCTGGGCTTTTTGCCAGGTGACCTGAAGGAAAAAGTAGATCCATACCTTCGTCCCTTATATGATGCCCTGGATGATATGATCCCGGCAGAGAAACTGAAACTTTATCTGGAAAACAGAACCATAGAGATTGCCCCTTTGGCATTCATGCGTGGCAGAACCCTGGATAACTGTTTTGTGATCCTCGATGAGGCCCAGAATTCAACTGACCTTCAGCTGAAAATGTTCCTCACCCGGATGGGGCCATCTGCCAAGTTTATTGTAACCGGCGACATTACCCAGATCGATTTGCCTAAGAAACAAATGTCCGGACTGCACAATGCCCTGAGGATCTTAGACGATATTCCCGGAATTGAAATTATTTACCTGACGGGGGAAGATGTAGTGCGGCATAAACTGGTAAAAAGAATTTTGAAAGCCTACGGCGATATCCAATAA
- a CDS encoding SAM-dependent chlorinase/fluorinase has translation MAIITLTTDLGSKDFYQAALKGSILSILPTANIVDVTHEVPSFNISYAAFVLKNVYPYFPKGTVHLIGIDSVFSENTRYIALKYRDHYFVGADNGIFSLLFEEMPDEIVELNIMQDLKYLHFPLVDIFVKAAIHLAKGGRLRDIGMPTDSVEERMLLNPVIERDIIRGSVIYIDTFSNVITNITKELFTKIQRNRDFTLYFRKSETITQLSWHYNEVPEGEKLCLFGISNHLEIAINKGKASGLLGLHLSDIVRVEFHP, from the coding sequence ATGGCCATTATTACATTAACGACAGATTTAGGTTCGAAAGATTTTTACCAGGCTGCCCTCAAAGGCAGTATCCTGAGTATCTTGCCGACGGCCAATATTGTTGATGTGACACATGAGGTTCCGTCTTTCAATATTTCTTATGCGGCCTTCGTTTTAAAGAACGTCTATCCTTATTTCCCTAAAGGTACTGTGCACCTGATCGGTATCGATTCTGTGTTCAGTGAAAACACGAGATATATTGCCCTGAAATACAGAGATCATTATTTTGTAGGTGCAGACAACGGGATTTTTTCTTTATTATTTGAAGAGATGCCGGATGAGATTGTAGAGCTGAACATCATGCAGGACCTGAAATATCTTCATTTTCCTTTGGTAGATATTTTCGTAAAAGCGGCCATTCATCTTGCCAAAGGCGGCAGGTTAAGGGACATCGGAATGCCGACCGACAGTGTAGAGGAACGCATGTTGCTAAACCCTGTAATTGAGCGGGATATCATCCGTGGAAGCGTCATTTATATCGATACTTTTTCCAACGTCATCACCAACATTACGAAAGAATTGTTCACGAAGATCCAGCGGAACCGGGACTTCACTTTGTACTTCAGAAAAAGTGAAACGATCACCCAGCTGAGCTGGCATTACAATGAGGTTCCTGAAGGGGAGAAACTCTGTCTTTTTGGCATCAGTAACCACCTGGAAATCGCCATTAACAAGGGAAAAGCAAGCGGTTTGCTGGGCTTACACCTGAGCGATATTGTCAGGGTTGAATTTCATCCTTAA
- a CDS encoding antibiotic biosynthesis monooxygenase family protein — protein sequence MLIRLVKMHFSPAFVAEFKETFKTVQPRIAAFKGCSAVQLLQDNADPNVFFTISHWADEQHLEDYRRSLLFRETWAVVKPNFQSKAEAWSLLSP from the coding sequence ATGCTGATCCGTCTGGTAAAAATGCATTTCTCCCCGGCTTTTGTCGCAGAGTTTAAAGAAACCTTCAAAACGGTACAACCTAGAATTGCCGCATTTAAAGGCTGTAGCGCCGTTCAATTGCTACAGGACAACGCAGACCCCAATGTATTCTTTACCATCAGCCACTGGGCAGATGAGCAGCATCTGGAGGACTATCGCCGCTCGCTCCTCTTCCGTGAGACCTGGGCGGTGGTCAAACCGAACTTCCAGTCTAAAGCTGAGGCATGGAGTTTGCTAAGTCCTTAG
- a CDS encoding DUF1015 domain-containing protein, which translates to MPNIKPFCGLKPAVHLQSKVVTRPLENYGTGEARLIASENNCSFLHLINPELDNPYLRGTRQELIFKKIAENFEGFLEHHYLVRETQPAIYVYQVEHDGLCQTGIWTLTHIHDYLEGRIKKHESTVERREKLLADYLQQTGLDANPVLITYHPDQVIDGLTAKYTALTPDLDFTFADQSQHRVWAITETADLEKMVTAFQAIPSVYIADGHHRAASMAKMGLQKQALKGAKHDGSELYNYFTTVYMNTAEVKVLEFNRLVRDLGTWTAEQFMAALNDCFEVKTSKQPVKPGALHEIGMYFNGQWYVLSPKPSIYDANDPVSVLDVSILQDFILEPLLGIKDPRTDARITFEGGRTDVLALQNKVDNGLYAIAFTLFPTSVAQVIAVAEADGVMPPKSTWVEPKFLVGLLTNYFN; encoded by the coding sequence ATGCCAAATATAAAGCCTTTCTGTGGTTTAAAACCTGCAGTACACCTCCAGTCAAAGGTGGTAACCCGTCCGTTGGAAAACTATGGAACGGGTGAAGCCCGCTTAATTGCGTCCGAAAATAACTGCAGTTTCCTGCACCTTATTAATCCGGAACTGGATAATCCATACCTCAGAGGAACGCGACAGGAGCTGATTTTCAAAAAGATCGCGGAGAATTTCGAAGGCTTTCTGGAGCATCATTACCTCGTAAGAGAAACCCAACCGGCAATTTATGTGTATCAGGTGGAACACGATGGCTTATGTCAGACTGGCATCTGGACGCTTACTCACATCCATGATTACCTGGAAGGAAGGATCAAAAAACACGAATCTACCGTAGAACGCAGGGAAAAATTGCTGGCCGATTATTTACAGCAAACCGGACTGGATGCCAACCCTGTCCTGATTACTTACCATCCTGATCAGGTGATCGATGGGCTGACCGCAAAATATACCGCTTTAACTCCGGACCTCGATTTTACTTTTGCGGATCAAAGTCAGCATCGGGTATGGGCAATCACCGAAACTGCCGATCTGGAGAAAATGGTGACTGCATTTCAGGCCATCCCTTCTGTATATATTGCTGATGGTCACCATCGGGCGGCTTCTATGGCTAAAATGGGCCTCCAGAAGCAAGCTTTGAAAGGGGCTAAGCACGATGGTTCGGAACTCTATAATTACTTCACAACCGTCTATATGAATACTGCTGAGGTGAAAGTGCTGGAATTTAACAGACTGGTGCGGGATCTTGGAACATGGACGGCGGAGCAATTTATGGCAGCGCTGAACGATTGTTTTGAGGTTAAAACATCGAAGCAGCCGGTGAAACCCGGAGCGTTACATGAAATCGGAATGTACTTTAATGGCCAATGGTATGTTTTAAGTCCTAAGCCTTCCATTTATGATGCCAATGATCCGGTTTCGGTCTTGGATGTCAGTATCTTACAGGATTTTATTCTGGAGCCATTGTTGGGAATTAAGGACCCGAGAACGGATGCAAGAATTACTTTTGAGGGTGGAAGAACGGATGTCCTGGCTTTGCAGAATAAAGTGGATAACGGGCTGTATGCCATTGCTTTTACCTTGTTTCCTACTTCTGTAGCGCAAGTGATCGCAGTTGCAGAAGCGGATGGGGTAATGCCTCCGAAGTCTACCTGGGTAGAGCCAAAATTCCTGGTCGGACTGCTGACCAATTATTTCAACTAG
- a CDS encoding D-2-hydroxyacid dehydrogenase, which yields MIKILANDGIDPIGKSLLEQAGFVVDTETVAQDKLADALQNYDAITVRSATKVRQELIDQCPNLKLIGRGGVGMDNIDVDYARAKGLAVINTPAASSLSVAELVFAHLFTGVRFLQDANRKMPVEGDTKFNALKKAYAKGVELRGKTIGIIGFGRIGRETATVALGLGMNVLAYDLFPFEGNLTLNLQGGIKVDIPVKTVSLEEVISNSDFISLHTPFADKPILGAEEFEKMKAGAGVVNCSRGGTIDEAALIAALDSGKVAFAGLDVFDNEPTPSTAILQHAKISLTPHIGAATNEAQERIGVELATLIIEHFNK from the coding sequence ATGATTAAGATACTTGCAAACGATGGAATAGATCCCATCGGTAAATCCCTGTTAGAGCAGGCAGGTTTTGTCGTAGATACAGAAACTGTTGCCCAGGATAAATTAGCTGATGCTTTACAGAATTACGATGCGATTACGGTACGTAGCGCAACAAAAGTACGCCAGGAACTGATCGATCAATGTCCAAACCTGAAACTGATCGGTAGAGGTGGAGTAGGAATGGACAATATTGATGTGGATTATGCAAGAGCTAAAGGCCTTGCCGTAATCAATACTCCGGCAGCTTCTTCACTTTCTGTAGCAGAACTGGTATTTGCGCATTTATTCACTGGTGTTCGTTTTTTACAGGACGCCAACAGAAAAATGCCTGTTGAAGGGGATACTAAATTCAATGCGTTAAAAAAGGCGTATGCCAAAGGGGTGGAACTGAGAGGTAAAACAATCGGTATCATCGGTTTCGGCAGAATCGGAAGAGAAACAGCAACAGTAGCTTTAGGCCTGGGAATGAATGTTCTGGCTTATGACCTTTTCCCTTTTGAAGGAAACCTGACCTTAAACCTTCAGGGTGGCATTAAAGTAGACATTCCGGTGAAAACAGTTTCCCTGGAAGAAGTGATCAGCAATAGCGATTTCATCAGTTTACATACGCCATTTGCAGATAAACCAATCTTAGGTGCCGAAGAATTTGAAAAAATGAAAGCCGGTGCGGGTGTGGTGAACTGTTCAAGAGGTGGAACGATAGACGAAGCGGCATTAATCGCTGCGTTAGATAGTGGTAAAGTTGCTTTTGCAGGTTTAGATGTATTCGATAACGAACCTACACCTTCGACTGCGATCTTACAACATGCAAAGATCTCTTTAACACCGCATATCGGTGCGGCAACAAACGAAGCGCAGGAGCGTATCGGTGTTGAACTTGCTACATTAATTATTGAGCATTTTAATAAATAG
- the serC gene encoding 3-phosphoserine/phosphohydroxythreonine transaminase, whose translation MRHNFGAGPCILPQEVFKQASQAVLDFKDGLSILEISHRTPEFEGVVEEAGKLVKELLNVPAGYSVLFLQGGASLQFAMVPMNLLPEGQTASYLETGVWANKAIKEVATFGTANIVASSKSSNYTFVPKDYSIPEDSAYFHCTSNNTIYGTEMFSLPETKVPVVCDMSSDIMSRVIDVAQYDLIYAGAQKNIGPAGLTVVIVKDEILGKTGRKIPSMLDYKVHIEGGSMYNTPPVFSIYVAMLNLRWLKSKGGVAEIEKENIAKAKALYTEIDRNPLFKGTCAVEDRSRMNICFVMENPELEKPFLKYAEENGIEGIKGHRSVGGFRASMYNALPITSVHTLIELMQIFAEKHQ comes from the coding sequence ATGAGACATAATTTCGGCGCTGGACCCTGTATCCTACCACAGGAAGTTTTCAAGCAAGCATCACAAGCAGTACTTGATTTTAAAGACGGCTTGTCTATTCTGGAGATCTCTCACCGTACACCTGAATTTGAAGGTGTAGTTGAAGAGGCCGGGAAGTTGGTTAAAGAATTGTTAAATGTTCCTGCCGGTTATTCCGTTCTCTTTTTACAAGGTGGTGCGAGTTTGCAATTTGCAATGGTTCCTATGAACCTATTGCCTGAAGGCCAAACAGCCAGTTACCTGGAGACAGGAGTATGGGCAAACAAAGCGATTAAAGAAGTCGCTACTTTTGGAACTGCTAACATTGTAGCTTCCTCAAAATCATCGAACTATACCTTTGTTCCTAAAGACTATAGCATCCCTGAAGATAGTGCTTATTTCCATTGCACCTCGAACAACACCATTTATGGAACAGAGATGTTCAGCCTGCCTGAAACAAAAGTTCCTGTAGTTTGTGACATGTCATCAGACATCATGAGCCGTGTGATTGATGTTGCCCAGTACGACCTGATCTATGCTGGTGCACAAAAAAATATCGGCCCTGCCGGTTTAACCGTAGTGATCGTGAAAGATGAGATCCTGGGTAAAACAGGTAGAAAAATCCCTTCTATGCTGGATTATAAAGTGCATATCGAAGGTGGTTCTATGTACAACACCCCGCCGGTATTCTCTATTTATGTCGCAATGCTGAACCTGAGATGGTTGAAATCTAAAGGTGGCGTAGCGGAAATTGAAAAAGAAAACATTGCCAAAGCGAAAGCTTTATATACAGAGATCGATAGAAATCCATTGTTCAAAGGTACCTGCGCAGTAGAAGACCGTTCCAGAATGAACATCTGCTTCGTAATGGAAAACCCGGAACTGGAAAAACCGTTCTTAAAGTACGCGGAAGAAAATGGAATCGAAGGAATCAAAGGTCACAGAAGTGTGGGCGGTTTCAGAGCTTCGATGTACAATGCGCTTCCTATTACCAGCGTACATACTTTAATTGAATTAATGCAGATTTTTGCTGAAAAACACCAATAA
- a CDS encoding carboxypeptidase-like regulatory domain-containing protein: protein MLKRHLLLFILLLGFTGLKAQPLIKVTGMVTNELQQPLQEVTVRILGQDQSSLTDEKGNYTIYAASTSFVLKYSLLGYKPVLISIHHDKAGRLIQDVRLSESSNELEQVRITSRQNQLSNSNTINIAGIPAMPSPSGNFEAILKTLPGVSANNELSAQYSVRGGNFDENLVYINDIEISRPILIRNGQQEGLSFINSDLLSSARFSAGGFEARYGDKLSSVLDVKYGRPDSSQTVLTAGLNGASLSTKLLRQHSFLLAGLRYKNNTGILGTQENKGSYRPSFTDAQLIFQQELSPKFSLNFLGNLNSGTFKLIPESRQTEFGTLSRTVRLNVGYDGQEVDDYQTFGGAITALYTPKPNLVMKWINSYFNSLETENIHIQGAYFLRELSPDLVKPGTGGSAIDKGRGGYFTFADNKLRSQSFSSEFKGDQTFNNHTFSWGLRFEYKSYRDQLNEYSLIDSSGVNSFYGGPAIDVKNKLDIQYYSAYVQDSYSLSPHTDLQLGLRANYNSLSSQLLLSPRLLLAYRPQGNNKIFRWSAGVYQQAPDYRSIRDFEGQLNGNQKAQRSYNTSAGMDYAFDGLGTRLKFSTEAYFKYQDRLIPYMMDNVRIKYLATEMAKGYTYGADFSIGGEFVKDLVSHFRLSVMQARQQIEKDPQGFLKRPTDQLVNFSAYFQDRLLNSPTYKVHLNLLYGSKLPIGAPSSDRYTDNFHVPAYKRIDIGFSKDFLDDAALRKPGFLDKYFSSCALYAEVFNLLNIDNTVSYLWLKDLNNVQYAIPNYLTGRRINLKLIIKFKNSK from the coding sequence ATGCTGAAACGCCACCTGTTGCTCTTCATCCTTCTCCTGGGTTTTACAGGGCTGAAGGCGCAACCTTTAATAAAGGTGACGGGAATGGTGACGAATGAACTGCAGCAACCCTTGCAGGAGGTGACCGTGAGGATTCTGGGCCAGGATCAATCGTCTTTAACAGATGAAAAAGGCAACTATACCATTTACGCGGCCAGCACTTCCTTTGTGTTGAAGTATTCCCTGCTGGGCTATAAACCTGTGCTGATCAGCATCCACCATGATAAGGCCGGGCGACTGATTCAGGATGTCAGGCTGAGCGAAAGCAGCAATGAACTGGAACAAGTCAGGATTACAAGCAGACAAAATCAACTCAGTAACAGTAACACCATAAATATTGCCGGAATCCCGGCCATGCCATCTCCCTCGGGGAATTTTGAAGCGATACTTAAGACTTTACCGGGCGTATCTGCAAACAATGAACTGAGTGCTCAGTATAGTGTCAGAGGTGGTAATTTCGACGAAAACCTGGTCTATATAAACGATATAGAAATCAGTCGGCCCATCCTTATCAGAAACGGACAACAGGAAGGGCTGAGCTTCATCAATAGTGATTTACTGAGCAGTGCCCGCTTTTCTGCAGGAGGCTTTGAAGCACGGTATGGGGATAAGCTTTCTTCTGTTCTGGATGTGAAGTACGGAAGGCCTGATAGCAGTCAGACGGTCTTAACTGCAGGGTTGAACGGTGCTTCTTTGAGTACCAAGCTGTTGAGACAACACAGTTTTCTGCTCGCAGGATTGCGCTATAAAAATAATACAGGGATCTTAGGGACTCAGGAGAATAAAGGAAGTTACCGCCCGAGTTTTACGGATGCACAACTGATTTTCCAACAGGAACTCTCTCCGAAGTTCAGCCTTAATTTTTTAGGAAATTTGAATAGTGGAACCTTTAAGCTCATTCCCGAAAGTCGCCAGACTGAGTTCGGGACCTTAAGCAGAACGGTGCGGCTAAATGTCGGTTATGATGGTCAGGAGGTAGACGATTATCAGACATTCGGAGGAGCGATAACCGCCTTGTATACGCCAAAGCCAAATCTGGTGATGAAATGGATCAACAGCTATTTCAATAGCCTGGAAACAGAAAATATACACATTCAGGGCGCCTATTTTTTAAGGGAACTGAGCCCTGATCTTGTGAAACCAGGAACAGGAGGATCTGCCATTGATAAAGGCAGGGGAGGGTATTTTACATTTGCAGACAATAAACTGCGTTCCCAAAGTTTTAGCTCTGAGTTCAAAGGAGATCAGACCTTTAATAACCATACTTTTTCCTGGGGATTGCGCTTCGAATATAAAAGCTATCGCGATCAGCTCAACGAGTACAGCCTGATCGATTCTTCGGGTGTAAACAGTTTTTATGGAGGACCAGCTATTGACGTTAAAAATAAGCTGGATATCCAATATTACAGCGCTTATGTCCAGGACAGTTATAGCCTTTCTCCACATACAGACCTTCAGCTGGGGCTGAGGGCCAACTACAATAGCCTGAGTAGTCAATTGCTGCTTAGTCCGCGTTTACTGCTGGCTTACCGTCCTCAGGGTAACAACAAGATTTTCAGGTGGAGCGCTGGCGTTTACCAGCAAGCGCCGGATTATAGAAGCATCAGGGATTTTGAGGGGCAGCTGAACGGGAATCAAAAGGCCCAAAGGTCTTACAACACCTCTGCAGGAATGGATTATGCTTTTGATGGCTTGGGAACAAGACTGAAATTTAGTACAGAAGCTTATTTTAAATACCAGGACAGGCTGATTCCTTATATGATGGACAATGTACGGATCAAGTACCTGGCCACAGAAATGGCAAAAGGATATACCTATGGGGCAGATTTCAGCATCGGCGGAGAGTTTGTGAAAGACCTGGTTTCTCATTTCAGGCTGTCGGTCATGCAGGCAAGACAGCAGATAGAGAAGGACCCGCAGGGCTTCCTGAAGCGTCCAACCGATCAGCTGGTTAATTTCTCTGCCTATTTTCAGGACCGCTTGCTCAATAGTCCGACGTATAAAGTACACCTTAACCTGCTCTATGGATCAAAATTACCAATCGGTGCACCTTCTTCAGATCGCTATACGGACAATTTTCATGTCCCTGCTTATAAAAGAATAGACATTGGTTTCTCCAAAGACTTCCTGGATGATGCCGCTTTAAGAAAACCCGGATTTCTGGATAAATATTTTAGCTCCTGTGCCCTTTATGCGGAAGTGTTTAACCTTTTGAATATCGACAATACCGTCTCCTACCTTTGGCTAAAGGACCTGAATAACGTTCAATATGCCATACCTAATTATTTAACGGGCAGACGAATCAACCTGAAACTGATCATTAAGTTTAAAAATTCGAAATAA
- the rpe gene encoding ribulose-phosphate 3-epimerase, whose protein sequence is MKHLIAPSLLAADFANLQRDIEMVNSSEADWFHVDVMDGVFVPNISFGFPVMEAVKKHATKPLDVHLMIVNPDQYIERFAAAGATVITVHYEACTHLHRTVQAIHAAGCKAGVALNPHTPVALLKDILADLDLVLVMSVNPGFGGQQFIPNTLNKLRELKAMAAALNPDLIIEVDGGVGIHNLGDLIQAGASAFVAGNAIFAAASPKEMISELKNLNAGILKV, encoded by the coding sequence ATGAAACACCTCATTGCTCCATCCTTACTTGCCGCTGATTTTGCGAACCTTCAACGTGATATTGAAATGGTCAATTCGAGTGAAGCAGACTGGTTCCATGTAGATGTGATGGATGGTGTTTTTGTGCCCAATATCTCTTTCGGTTTTCCAGTGATGGAAGCGGTAAAAAAACATGCCACCAAGCCACTGGATGTACATTTGATGATCGTAAATCCCGATCAGTATATCGAACGTTTTGCAGCAGCAGGGGCAACGGTGATCACCGTTCATTATGAAGCGTGTACACACCTTCACAGAACCGTACAGGCGATTCATGCCGCAGGTTGTAAAGCAGGGGTAGCCCTGAATCCACATACTCCGGTAGCCTTGTTAAAAGATATCCTTGCAGACCTGGACCTGGTCTTGGTGATGTCCGTAAATCCGGGCTTCGGCGGACAACAATTTATCCCCAATACCCTGAATAAACTAAGAGAGCTGAAAGCAATGGCAGCTGCCCTGAATCCGGACCTGATCATCGAAGTGGACGGAGGAGTAGGCATCCATAACCTGGGAGATTTAATCCAGGCAGGAGCAAGTGCTTTTGTAGCCGGAAATGCCATCTTCGCAGCAGCATCTCCAAAAGAAATGATTTCAGAATTAAAAAATCTCAATGCAGGTATCCTAAAAGTTTAA